Proteins from a single region of Hordeum vulgare subsp. vulgare chromosome 6H, MorexV3_pseudomolecules_assembly, whole genome shotgun sequence:
- the LOC123403496 gene encoding auxin-responsive protein SAUR32-like: MQGDQAEKRGKVKKGWLAVRVGQAEQQGDGFRRFVIPIAYLYHPLFQRLLEAARDTYGYDSAGPLRLPCSVDEFLRLRALVDRETAHSHSSSSHRVHAGAHPEQGYSFSPCARAKITS, encoded by the coding sequence ATGCAAGGGGACCAGGCggagaagagggggaaggtgAAGAAGGGGTGGCTGGCGGTGCGGGTCGGCCAGGCGGAGCAGCAGGGCGACGGGTTCCGGCGGTTCGTCATCCCCATCGCCTACCTCTACCACCCGCTCTTCCAGCGGCTGCTGGAGGCGGCGCGGGACACGTACGGCTACGACTCGGCCGGCCCGCTCCGGCTGCCCTGCTCCGTCGACGAGTTCCTCCGCCTGCGCGCGCTCGTCGACCGGGAGACGGCGCACTCCCACTCCTCCTCCTCGCACCGCGTGCACGCCGGCGCCCACCCGGAGCAGGGCTACTCCTTTTCCCCGTGCGCCCGCGCAAAGATCACCTCCTGA